The proteins below come from a single Mycolicibacterium sp. TY81 genomic window:
- a CDS encoding alpha/beta hydrolase, giving the protein MSLDPQIAGLLEALNSGFPDLPNMTGAQARAAIRARFVAPAEPEAVASVTNTEVDGIGVRVYRPAADGPLPIFVFAHGGGFVFCDLDSHDGLCRSFANSIPAVVVSVDYRLAPEHRWPAAAEDVYAVTQWAAAHAHELGGDPAKLVVGGDSAGGNLAAVTALMTRDRGGAPLAAQVLLYPVLTADFTYGSYHEFRTGYYNTTAAMQWYWDQYVPNTTDRENPYAAPLSASVEDVAPAVLVVTGYDPMRDEALAYAEALREAEVPVTELYYGAIHGFLTMPVLDIAHRARRDVADALTKLLAD; this is encoded by the coding sequence ATGAGCCTGGACCCCCAGATCGCCGGCCTCCTCGAGGCACTCAACAGCGGCTTCCCCGACCTGCCGAACATGACCGGGGCGCAGGCGCGCGCCGCCATTCGCGCGCGATTCGTCGCACCTGCCGAACCCGAAGCGGTCGCCTCCGTCACCAACACGGAGGTCGACGGCATCGGGGTCCGGGTCTACCGCCCCGCGGCCGACGGCCCGCTTCCGATCTTCGTCTTCGCACACGGCGGCGGCTTCGTCTTCTGCGATCTGGATTCGCACGACGGCCTCTGCCGCAGCTTCGCGAATTCGATTCCCGCCGTGGTCGTTTCGGTCGACTACCGGCTGGCACCCGAACATCGGTGGCCGGCCGCCGCCGAAGACGTCTACGCCGTCACCCAGTGGGCCGCCGCCCATGCCCACGAACTCGGCGGCGACCCGGCGAAGCTCGTCGTCGGCGGCGACAGCGCCGGCGGCAACCTCGCCGCCGTCACCGCGCTCATGACCCGCGACCGCGGCGGTGCGCCGCTGGCCGCGCAGGTACTGCTGTACCCGGTGCTGACCGCCGATTTCACCTACGGCTCCTACCACGAGTTCCGCACCGGCTACTACAACACCACGGCCGCCATGCAGTGGTACTGGGACCAGTACGTGCCCAACACCACCGACCGCGAAAACCCTTATGCGGCACCGTTGTCCGCATCCGTCGAGGACGTAGCCCCGGCCGTGCTCGTCGTCACGGGCTACGACCCGATGCGGGATGAGGCCCTCGCCTACGCCGAAGCGCTGCGCGAGGCCGAGGTACCGGTGACCGAGCTGTACTACGGGGCCATCCACGGTTTCCTGACCATGCCGGTGCTCGACATCGCGCACCGGGCCCGTCGTGACGTGGCCGACGCACTGACCAAGTTGCTCGCCGACTAG
- a CDS encoding AraC family transcriptional regulator, with product MTVLLDPPWSLRVQDRAPLTIVVVARGSATVIPDGAVGRRLEAGDIAICRGPDCYTVADDAATAPEVVVHPGQVTTTIDGEPLCEALSLGIRSWGTRPDAQTLLITGAYEEVGAVCRRLLTALPPLVVIRRGEVNTMLVDLLLDEMARDEPAQGAVLDRMLDLLTIAALRSWFSRAEAPAWYRAYRDPQVGTALRLIENNPAHPWTVGSLAAEVGLSRAALARRFTQLVGEPPMALLTEIRLALAVDLLRGSDATIEAVAGRVGYGTAFALSTAIKRRYGMSPKAIRAQG from the coding sequence CTGACGGTATTGCTCGACCCGCCGTGGTCGCTGCGCGTGCAGGACCGCGCGCCGCTCACCATCGTGGTGGTCGCCCGCGGGTCGGCGACCGTCATCCCGGATGGTGCCGTCGGCCGGCGACTCGAAGCGGGCGACATCGCGATCTGCCGCGGGCCCGACTGCTACACCGTCGCCGATGACGCGGCGACCGCGCCCGAAGTCGTCGTGCACCCGGGGCAGGTCACCACGACCATCGATGGTGAACCACTGTGTGAGGCACTGAGTCTGGGGATCCGGAGCTGGGGCACCCGACCTGACGCGCAGACCCTGTTGATCACCGGCGCCTACGAAGAAGTGGGTGCGGTCTGCCGCAGGCTGCTGACCGCGCTGCCACCGCTGGTGGTGATCCGGCGGGGCGAGGTCAACACCATGCTGGTCGATCTGCTGCTCGACGAGATGGCGCGCGATGAGCCGGCCCAGGGCGCGGTGCTCGACCGGATGCTCGATCTGCTCACGATCGCCGCTCTGCGCAGCTGGTTCTCCCGTGCCGAGGCACCGGCCTGGTATCGCGCGTATCGAGATCCTCAGGTGGGCACGGCACTTCGGCTCATCGAGAACAATCCGGCACATCCCTGGACCGTGGGGTCGCTGGCCGCCGAGGTCGGGCTGTCCCGGGCGGCCCTGGCGCGGCGGTTCACCCAACTCGTCGGCGAGCCGCCGATGGCGCTCCTCACCGAGATTCGCCTGGCGCTGGCCGTCGACCTGCTGCGCGGTTCCGATGCCACCATCGAAGCCGTCGCCGGCCGCGTGGGCTACGGCACCGCCTTCGCGCTGAGCACCGCGATCAAGCGCCGTTACGGCATGAGCCCCAAGGCAATCCGCGCCCAGGGGTAG
- a CDS encoding SDR family oxidoreductase: MGTYAVTGSASGMGYQAAKQLRDQGHTVIGVDLKDADVIADLSTADGRRTAATRVLELSEGTLDGAVLAAGIGPGAGADRARLIAQINYLGTVDLLTAWRPALAAAGNAKVVALGSNSSTTVPAVPRRAIRALVAGDAERAARAVRFFGGGASALMYAASKIAVARWVRQTAVTADWAGRGIRLNVLAPGAIMTPLLQAQLDSPREGKAVRAFPIPTGNFGDPVHLANWIVFMLSDSADFLCGSVIFVDGGTDAYFRPDGWPKGVPLRGIPRYVWRHRRFAKTR, translated from the coding sequence ATCGGCACCTACGCTGTGACCGGTTCGGCATCGGGCATGGGATACCAGGCGGCGAAGCAGTTGCGCGATCAGGGCCATACGGTGATCGGCGTCGACCTCAAGGACGCCGATGTCATCGCGGACCTGTCGACCGCCGACGGCCGGCGTACCGCCGCCACGCGGGTGCTCGAACTGTCCGAAGGCACGCTCGACGGTGCCGTACTGGCCGCCGGGATCGGGCCCGGTGCCGGCGCCGACCGCGCACGCCTGATCGCCCAGATCAACTACCTCGGCACCGTCGACCTGCTGACGGCCTGGCGGCCCGCACTGGCGGCCGCCGGTAACGCGAAAGTCGTTGCACTGGGCAGCAACTCCAGCACGACGGTGCCCGCGGTACCCCGCCGCGCCATCCGCGCACTGGTGGCCGGCGACGCCGAGCGGGCAGCCCGCGCCGTGCGGTTCTTCGGCGGCGGCGCCTCCGCGCTCATGTACGCCGCGTCCAAGATCGCCGTGGCCCGCTGGGTCCGGCAGACCGCGGTGACGGCCGACTGGGCCGGCCGCGGCATCCGGCTGAATGTACTGGCGCCCGGGGCCATCATGACGCCGCTGCTGCAGGCGCAGCTCGATTCGCCGCGCGAGGGCAAGGCCGTCCGCGCCTTCCCGATCCCGACCGGCAACTTCGGCGATCCCGTGCACCTCGCCAACTGGATCGTCTTCATGCTGTCGGACTCCGCCGACTTCCTCTGCGGCAGTGTCATTTTCGTCGACGGCGGCACCGATGCCTACTTCCGGCCCGACGGCTGGCCCAAAGGTGTGCCGCTGCGCGGCATTCCGCGGTATGTGTGGCGGCATCGCCGCTTCGCCAAGACCCGCTGA
- the bphC gene encoding biphenyl-2,3-diol 1,2-dioxygenase, with protein MSDLKSLGYVKVQTADIERWRQFAFEVLGFAKGSGPDPDALYLRMDERTARIIVVPGDADRIVTVGWEVRDGAALRRVQATLDGAGVPWKQLSLDEADARRVDEVIAFVDPAGNDVEVFHGAVLDHSPVVTPFGARFVTEGLGLGHVVLPAQDAKGLFTFYTEVLGFLPRGAFRVPAPPEFGPLRVQFLGINERHHSLAICPAATLRDPKLIHLMVEVDTLDAVGQALDRVNRDGFQLSSTLGRHTNDKMVSFYVRSPGDWDIEFGTEGMKVDERYYTAEEITADSYWGHEWMGVPPRAMLP; from the coding sequence GTGAGTGACCTGAAGAGCCTGGGCTATGTGAAGGTCCAGACCGCCGACATCGAACGCTGGCGCCAATTCGCCTTCGAAGTACTGGGTTTCGCGAAGGGCAGCGGTCCCGATCCCGACGCGCTGTACCTGCGGATGGACGAGCGCACCGCGCGCATCATCGTGGTGCCGGGCGATGCCGACCGCATCGTCACCGTGGGCTGGGAGGTCCGCGACGGCGCCGCTCTGCGCCGGGTGCAGGCCACCCTCGACGGCGCCGGTGTGCCGTGGAAGCAGCTGTCGCTGGACGAGGCCGACGCCCGTCGCGTCGACGAGGTCATCGCCTTCGTCGACCCGGCCGGCAACGATGTCGAGGTGTTCCACGGCGCGGTGCTGGACCACAGCCCCGTCGTCACGCCGTTCGGCGCCCGCTTCGTCACCGAGGGTCTGGGCCTCGGCCACGTGGTGCTGCCGGCGCAGGACGCCAAGGGCCTGTTCACGTTCTACACCGAGGTGCTGGGCTTCCTGCCCCGCGGCGCCTTCCGGGTGCCCGCTCCCCCGGAGTTCGGCCCCCTGCGCGTGCAGTTCCTGGGCATCAACGAGCGGCACCACAGCCTCGCGATCTGCCCGGCCGCGACGCTGCGCGACCCGAAGCTGATCCACCTCATGGTCGAGGTCGACACGCTCGACGCCGTCGGGCAGGCGCTCGACCGCGTGAACCGCGACGGCTTCCAGCTTTCCTCCACGCTGGGCCGGCACACCAACGACAAGATGGTGTCGTTCTACGTGCGTTCACCCGGCGACTGGGACATCGAGTTCGGCACCGAGGGCATGAAGGTCGACGAACGGTACTACACCGCAGAGGAAATCACCGCCGACAGCTACTGGGGCCATGAGTGGATGGGCGTGCCGCCGCGGGCGATGCTGCCATGA
- a CDS encoding acyl-CoA dehydrogenase family protein, whose translation MTQRVIDRLGDIADQLREQAWEAEKLGQLPDETVKLMKAAGNIKLLQPKEYDGLEVHPREFAETVMATAALDPAAGWINGVVGVHPYQLAYADPKVAAEIWGSDTDTWVASPYAPQGVARPVDGGYIFNGRWQFSSGTDHCEWIFLGAMLGDAEGKPVMPPQMLHMILPRSDYEIVQDSWNVVGLRGTGSKDVIVKDAFVPTYRTMDATKVMDGRAQIEAGMTSPLYLMPWSTMFPLGISSAVIGIAEGALAAALDYQRERVNSSGVAIKDDPYVMYAIGEAAADINAARQELLANVDRIYDMVAAGKEVSFEDRAAGRRTQIRSVWRAVSAVDEIFARCGGNATRMDKPLQRYWRDAHVGQAHAIHVPGTTYHASALSSLGVDPQGPLRGMI comes from the coding sequence ATGACCCAGCGGGTTATCGACAGACTCGGTGACATCGCCGACCAGCTTCGCGAACAAGCCTGGGAGGCAGAGAAGTTGGGCCAGCTGCCCGACGAGACCGTGAAGCTGATGAAGGCGGCCGGCAACATCAAGCTGCTGCAGCCCAAGGAATATGACGGCCTGGAGGTGCACCCGCGCGAGTTCGCCGAGACCGTGATGGCGACTGCCGCGCTGGACCCGGCCGCCGGCTGGATCAACGGTGTCGTCGGTGTGCACCCGTACCAACTCGCTTATGCCGACCCGAAGGTCGCCGCTGAGATTTGGGGATCGGACACCGACACCTGGGTCGCCTCGCCGTACGCGCCGCAGGGCGTGGCCCGCCCCGTCGATGGTGGCTACATCTTCAACGGCCGCTGGCAGTTCAGCTCGGGCACCGACCACTGTGAGTGGATCTTCCTGGGCGCCATGCTCGGTGACGCCGAGGGCAAGCCCGTCATGCCGCCGCAGATGCTGCACATGATCCTGCCCCGCAGCGACTACGAGATCGTCCAGGACTCCTGGAACGTGGTGGGCCTGCGCGGCACCGGCTCCAAGGACGTCATCGTCAAGGACGCCTTCGTCCCCACCTACCGCACCATGGACGCCACCAAGGTGATGGACGGCCGGGCGCAGATCGAGGCCGGCATGACCTCGCCGCTGTACCTGATGCCGTGGTCGACCATGTTCCCGCTGGGCATCTCGTCGGCCGTCATCGGCATCGCCGAAGGCGCCCTGGCCGCCGCGCTCGACTACCAGCGCGAGCGCGTCAACTCCAGTGGCGTGGCCATCAAGGACGACCCGTACGTCATGTACGCCATCGGCGAGGCCGCCGCCGACATCAACGCCGCCCGCCAGGAGCTGCTGGCCAACGTCGACCGGATCTACGACATGGTCGCCGCCGGCAAGGAGGTGTCCTTCGAGGACCGCGCCGCCGGCCGGCGCACCCAGATCCGGTCGGTGTGGCGCGCGGTGTCCGCGGTCGACGAGATCTTCGCCCGCTGCGGCGGCAACGCGACCCGCATGGACAAGCCGCTGCAGCGCTACTGGCGTGACGCACACGTCGGCCAGGCCCACGCCATCCACGTCCCCGGCACCACCTACCACGCGTCGGCACTCAGCAGCCTGGGTGTGGATCCGCAGGGCCCGCTGCGAGGCATGATCTGA
- a CDS encoding FAD-dependent oxidoreductase has product MSADLKPVPASSITAWDDEADVVVVGYGIAGAAAAVAASAAGADVLVVERTGGWGGAAAMAGGFIYLGGGTDLQKACGFDDSVENMATFLKVAMGPGADTERIDDYCAGSVAHYDWLVSCGVPFKPVFWGEPGWEPPSDEGLMFTGGENAFPYNTIASPAPRGHVPQMTDKVAGERSGGYMLMKPLVETATAQGVRSVYDTEVQSLITEADGRVVGIVARRYSDTVAIKARRGVVLASGSFAYSDAMVAQYAPRIAGRPAASIEQHDGRAIRMAQALGADLAHMDATEVAFFCDPQQLVRGILVNGLGQRYIAEDTYAGRIGQQTLYYQDNTAYLIIDGDAMEEAMAATSATAFLRRPATWVCETVAELEAEIGLPAGVLQHTVAYYNEHAANGADPLLHKKPQWLRPIGSPVGAIDLRNSTGGFTLGGLLTTLDGRVLHVGGEPIPGLFAAGRCSAGLSAWGYASGVSLGDGSFYGRRAGRSAAQN; this is encoded by the coding sequence ATGAGCGCCGATCTCAAACCGGTCCCGGCATCGTCGATCACCGCGTGGGATGACGAGGCCGACGTCGTGGTCGTCGGCTACGGCATCGCCGGCGCGGCCGCGGCCGTGGCGGCCTCGGCTGCGGGCGCCGATGTCCTGGTCGTCGAACGCACCGGCGGCTGGGGCGGCGCCGCCGCCATGGCCGGTGGATTCATCTACCTCGGCGGTGGCACCGATCTCCAAAAGGCCTGCGGTTTTGACGATTCCGTGGAGAACATGGCCACCTTCCTGAAGGTGGCCATGGGTCCCGGCGCGGACACCGAACGGATCGACGACTACTGCGCCGGCAGTGTCGCCCACTACGACTGGCTCGTGAGCTGCGGCGTGCCGTTCAAGCCGGTGTTCTGGGGTGAACCGGGCTGGGAGCCACCGAGCGACGAGGGCCTGATGTTCACGGGCGGCGAAAACGCCTTCCCGTACAACACCATTGCCTCCCCCGCGCCGCGCGGTCACGTGCCGCAGATGACCGACAAGGTCGCCGGTGAGCGCAGTGGCGGCTACATGTTGATGAAGCCGCTCGTGGAAACCGCCACCGCGCAGGGCGTCCGGTCGGTGTACGACACCGAGGTGCAGTCATTGATCACCGAGGCCGACGGCCGAGTGGTGGGCATCGTCGCGCGCCGGTACAGCGACACTGTGGCGATCAAGGCGCGCCGCGGCGTGGTGCTGGCCTCGGGCAGCTTCGCCTACAGCGACGCGATGGTCGCCCAGTACGCACCCCGCATCGCGGGCCGCCCTGCGGCGAGCATCGAGCAGCACGACGGCCGGGCGATCCGGATGGCACAGGCGCTCGGCGCCGACCTGGCACACATGGACGCCACCGAGGTGGCGTTCTTCTGCGACCCGCAGCAGTTGGTCCGCGGCATCCTGGTCAACGGCCTGGGCCAGCGCTACATCGCCGAGGACACCTACGCGGGGCGCATCGGCCAGCAGACGCTGTACTACCAGGACAACACGGCGTACCTGATCATCGACGGTGACGCCATGGAAGAGGCCATGGCCGCCACCTCGGCGACAGCGTTCCTGCGCCGCCCGGCAACGTGGGTGTGCGAGACGGTCGCCGAGCTCGAAGCCGAGATCGGCCTGCCCGCCGGCGTGCTGCAGCACACCGTGGCCTATTACAACGAGCACGCCGCGAACGGCGCGGACCCGCTGCTGCACAAGAAGCCGCAGTGGCTGCGCCCGATCGGGTCGCCGGTCGGTGCGATCGACCTGCGTAACAGCACCGGCGGGTTCACCCTCGGCGGCCTGCTGACCACGTTGGACGGCCGCGTACTGCACGTCGGCGGTGAGCCGATTCCGGGGCTGTTCGCGGCCGGCCGGTGCTCAGCGGGCCTGTCTGCCTGGGGTTATGCCAGCGGGGTGTCGCTGGGCGACGGCAGCTTCTACGGGCGCCGCGCCGGGAGGTCCGCGGCGCAGAACTGA
- a CDS encoding IclR family transcriptional regulator, whose protein sequence is MTATVESTTPSAVIDRVSLVLDAFDGPGRLTLAQIVRRTGLPRSSAHRMLERLVQLRWLRRNGRDYELGMRLVELGSLAVHQDRMHRAAGPLLHELHRATGLVVHLAVLDGGDVVYLEKVGNGMMTVLPSRVGGRQPAHCTAVGKAILAYNQDAEVDLMSRKTKYSIANRAQLATELAKVRAHGVAFEREESVPGFGCVAAPIGRQGEAVAAVSVCGPMNRMAFEQLTAPVRMTAMGIWRNAEDSRVAPTLQPMRPLRMGPALQYA, encoded by the coding sequence ATGACAGCAACAGTCGAATCCACCACCCCCAGCGCGGTCATCGACCGGGTATCGCTGGTCCTCGACGCGTTCGACGGCCCCGGCCGCCTGACCCTGGCGCAGATCGTGCGCCGCACGGGCCTGCCCCGTTCCTCCGCGCACCGGATGCTGGAGCGTCTGGTGCAGCTGCGCTGGCTGCGCCGCAACGGCCGGGACTACGAACTCGGGATGCGTCTGGTGGAGCTCGGCTCGCTGGCCGTGCATCAGGACCGCATGCACCGCGCCGCCGGCCCGCTGTTGCACGAGCTGCACCGCGCCACCGGGCTCGTCGTGCACCTCGCCGTGCTCGACGGCGGTGACGTCGTCTACCTGGAGAAGGTCGGCAACGGCATGATGACGGTGCTGCCGTCGCGGGTGGGCGGCCGCCAGCCGGCGCACTGTACCGCCGTCGGCAAGGCCATCCTGGCCTACAACCAGGACGCCGAGGTCGACCTCATGAGCCGCAAGACCAAGTATTCGATCGCCAACCGCGCCCAGCTCGCCACCGAACTGGCCAAGGTCCGCGCCCACGGCGTCGCCTTCGAGCGCGAGGAGTCGGTGCCCGGATTCGGTTGTGTCGCAGCGCCGATCGGCCGCCAGGGTGAGGCCGTCGCCGCCGTCTCGGTGTGTGGTCCAATGAACCGCATGGCCTTCGAACAGCTGACCGCGCCGGTGCGCATGACCGCCATGGGCATCTGGCGCAACGCCGAGGATTCCCGGGTCGCGCCGACGCTGCAGCCGATGCGGCCGCTGCGCATGGGCCCGGCGTTGCAGTACGCATGA